The following are encoded in a window of Pseudofrancisella aestuarii genomic DNA:
- a CDS encoding ROK family protein: protein MNIFEQTEIQNKVIIGVDIGGTKINAGKVIGTTLLKTSLNKIPAAGEYDAQSVIKVIKETIANVFSDDVEGIGVGIPSVVDRKTGTIYDVQNIKSWKEVHLKKILEEEFKVPVYIDNDANCFAIGERLYGKGKEYLNFVGITIGTGIGGGIINNGTLLQDSNCGSGEFGMLPYLDGILEDYCSGQFFIKKIGIDGAELFKRAKNNDTDAIEIYKQFGKHLGNAIKSIMYTIDPEAIILAGSIISAREYFENEMWEEIRSFAYTQSPKKLKLEWSSSDGDFQVFGAAAVYLDRVYNKKS from the coding sequence ATGAATATATTTGAGCAAACTGAAATCCAAAATAAAGTAATAATAGGTGTTGATATTGGTGGAACCAAAATAAATGCGGGAAAAGTCATCGGGACGACACTTCTCAAAACCTCATTAAATAAAATTCCAGCAGCTGGTGAATATGACGCCCAATCAGTCATTAAAGTTATTAAGGAAACTATAGCTAATGTTTTTTCTGATGATGTCGAAGGCATTGGCGTAGGAATACCTAGTGTAGTAGATAGAAAAACTGGCACTATATATGATGTTCAAAATATAAAATCTTGGAAAGAAGTTCATCTAAAAAAGATTTTAGAAGAAGAGTTTAAAGTCCCTGTTTATATAGATAATGATGCAAATTGTTTTGCTATAGGCGAAAGGTTGTATGGTAAAGGGAAAGAATATCTAAACTTTGTGGGTATCACTATAGGAACAGGTATTGGTGGAGGAATCATTAATAATGGTACGCTACTACAAGACTCTAACTGTGGCTCTGGAGAGTTTGGGATGTTACCGTATTTAGATGGAATCTTAGAAGATTATTGTAGTGGTCAATTCTTTATAAAGAAAATAGGTATTGATGGAGCTGAACTTTTTAAGAGAGCTAAAAACAATGATACAGATGCTATAGAAATATATAAGCAATTTGGTAAGCATTTAGGTAATGCTATAAAGTCCATTATGTATACTATAGATCCAGAGGCAATTATATTAGCTGGATCGATAATATCCGCAAGAGAGTATTTTGAAAATGAAATGTGGGAAGAAATTAGATCTTTTGCATATACTCAATCGCCTAAGAAACTTAAGCTAGAGTGGTCTAGTTCAGATGGAGATTTTCAGGTTTTTGGTGCAGCAGCAGTTTATTTAGATAGAGTTTATAATAAAAAATCTTAA
- a CDS encoding sugar MFS transporter, whose protein sequence is MKKNYLIVWVVMLGFFAVSFVTNILGPIIPDATQDLHLTLSQAGVLPFAFFIAYIISIPAGYMLERYGSKKMILFAFFLGSLGSILFCLKVSYMTYLISLFTVGTAAAILQVAFWPLLRVAGGEENYSFFSVLQQVFFGSASFVSPFVLSYLVINLPYNGDSNYFLLFFTKLIGTNFSWVSIYWFNAIVMFLLVIFIGFIKFPEVKLKDDEKLEGFSTVLSLLKNKVVLIYFLAIFAYVGQEQGISVWISKFLSDYHGLNTETYGNTTVALFWIMQCVGGILGIVLLKLYDVRNILKVFLTLQLISLGLALFGSATFALVFFPICGFLTSVMYGGVFSLGMNSLKSHHGTISGIFCTGIIGGAIVPLVVGSMGDIFGLRIGICFVYLTIIFLLYVVITAKPLVNNKTVKLKELFNK, encoded by the coding sequence ATGAAAAAGAATTATCTTATAGTATGGGTGGTGATGCTTGGCTTTTTTGCAGTATCATTTGTTACAAATATTCTAGGACCAATAATCCCTGATGCTACGCAAGATCTTCATCTAACACTTTCCCAAGCAGGGGTTTTACCTTTTGCATTTTTTATAGCTTATATTATTTCTATTCCAGCGGGGTATATGCTAGAGAGATATGGTAGTAAGAAGATGATTCTATTTGCATTCTTTTTAGGTTCTTTAGGTTCTATATTATTTTGTCTTAAAGTTAGCTATATGACTTATTTAATAAGTTTATTTACAGTGGGCACTGCTGCAGCAATATTACAAGTAGCTTTTTGGCCTTTATTAAGAGTTGCTGGTGGAGAGGAAAATTATTCATTTTTCTCAGTATTACAACAAGTGTTCTTTGGTAGTGCATCTTTTGTAAGTCCATTCGTATTATCATATTTAGTTATAAACCTACCATATAATGGCGATAGTAATTATTTCTTATTATTCTTCACTAAACTAATAGGAACAAATTTTAGTTGGGTGTCTATATATTGGTTTAATGCAATAGTAATGTTTTTATTGGTAATATTTATTGGCTTTATAAAATTCCCTGAAGTTAAGCTTAAAGATGATGAAAAGCTTGAAGGATTTTCAACAGTATTAAGCCTTTTGAAAAATAAGGTAGTTTTAATATATTTCTTAGCTATATTTGCATATGTTGGCCAAGAGCAAGGTATTAGTGTCTGGATTTCTAAATTTTTAAGTGATTATCATGGGTTAAATACGGAAACATATGGTAATACGACTGTAGCATTATTCTGGATTATGCAATGTGTTGGAGGTATTTTAGGTATAGTTTTATTGAAGCTATATGATGTTAGAAATATCCTCAAAGTATTTTTAACTCTGCAATTGATATCTTTAGGGCTTGCACTATTTGGATCTGCAACCTTTGCGTTAGTATTTTTCCCTATATGTGGATTTTTAACTTCTGTCATGTATGGAGGAGTTTTCTCATTAGGTATGAACTCATTAAAATCTCATCATGGAACAATCTCAGGAATATTTTGTACAGGGATTATCGGTGGGGCAATAGTTCCACTAGTTGTAGGTAGTATGGGAGATATATTTGGATTAAGAATAGGTATTTGCTTTGTCTATTTGACAATAATATTTCTATTATATGTAGTGATAACTGCAAAACCATTAGTAAATAATAAAACTGTGAAGTTGAAAGAATTATTTAATAAGTAG
- the dgt gene encoding dGTP triphosphohydrolase has protein sequence MAINLYSENDFLRQNQKISHKEYFSNFRRDYARVVHSSSFRRLQSKTQIFPNFESDFFRNRLTHSLEVAQIAKSIAVRLNAEHNLNIDYDLIETAALCHDIGHPPFGHNGEVALNKKMQDYGGFESNAQTLRLISHTAKKDLLNKQNFGLNLTYRTLAATIKYDSLIPSNEPVIKVTKGYYQEEARLVTDIKQKLLEPHNIDPKEIKTFKTIECYIMDVADDIAYSTYDVEDALKGGFVDPLSMASIDNQLIERIQKATESKLALSKEEIRDILKNIFIGYMDFGKDPREIYQDSKRIANNSYLRTKVTSKLVNDCISNIKIDINQKAPLLSRVYLSDETEKQVEVLKKYILFKVITSPKLNILRYRGREIISEIFDILITSELHSSLLPDDIGAIFHAADTDQQKARIISDYISSMTDRYIIELYNQFKSDPSAMIFKPFS, from the coding sequence ATGGCTATTAATTTATATTCGGAAAATGACTTTCTTAGACAAAACCAAAAGATTTCTCATAAAGAATACTTTTCAAATTTCAGAAGAGATTATGCTCGTGTAGTACATTCATCATCATTTAGAAGGTTACAATCAAAAACTCAAATCTTTCCAAACTTTGAAAGTGACTTCTTTAGAAATCGTCTAACACATTCTTTAGAGGTAGCACAAATTGCTAAGTCTATAGCTGTGCGATTAAATGCTGAGCATAATTTAAACATTGATTATGACTTGATTGAAACAGCTGCTCTTTGTCATGACATCGGCCATCCGCCTTTTGGACATAATGGCGAAGTTGCCCTTAATAAAAAGATGCAAGATTACGGTGGCTTTGAAAGTAATGCCCAAACACTTAGACTAATATCCCATACGGCAAAAAAGGATTTATTAAACAAACAAAATTTTGGTCTTAACTTAACTTATCGTACTCTTGCAGCAACAATAAAATATGACTCACTTATTCCAAGTAATGAGCCTGTAATCAAAGTTACAAAAGGATACTATCAAGAAGAAGCTAGATTAGTAACGGATATAAAACAAAAACTGTTAGAACCACATAATATAGATCCTAAAGAAATAAAGACTTTCAAAACTATCGAATGCTATATTATGGATGTAGCTGATGATATAGCCTATTCAACTTATGATGTTGAAGATGCTTTAAAAGGTGGTTTTGTTGATCCATTATCAATGGCAAGTATTGATAATCAATTAATAGAAAGAATACAAAAAGCTACAGAGTCTAAATTAGCTTTATCAAAAGAAGAAATAAGAGATATTCTAAAAAATATTTTTATTGGATATATGGATTTTGGTAAAGACCCAAGAGAGATATATCAAGATTCAAAAAGGATAGCTAATAACAGTTACCTAAGAACAAAAGTTACTTCAAAACTTGTAAATGATTGTATTTCAAATATAAAAATTGATATTAATCAAAAAGCTCCTTTATTATCTCGCGTGTATCTAAGTGATGAGACTGAGAAACAAGTTGAAGTACTGAAAAAATATATCCTTTTCAAAGTTATAACCTCACCTAAGCTAAATATTCTAAGGTATAGAGGACGTGAAATAATTTCTGAAATTTTTGATATATTAATAACCTCAGAACTTCATTCTAGTCTTCTACCAGATGATATTGGCGCTATTTTCCATGCTGCCGATACAGATCAACAAAAAGCCCGGATCATAAGTGACTATATCTCAAGTATGACAGACAGATACATTATAGAACTCTATAATCAGTTTAAATCTGATCCTTCAGCAATGATTTTTAAACCATTTTCTTAA